The proteins below come from a single Alphaproteobacteria bacterium genomic window:
- a CDS encoding sulfite exporter TauE/SafE family protein, with protein sequence MQIYFPIAEISLNVFVVLAMGGGVGFLSGLFGVGGGFLMTPLLIFIGVPPAVAVATEANQIVAASVSGVLAHWRRGNVDIKMGLILVVGGFIGSTVGSFLFKLLREIGQIDLVISLSFVVVLGVVGTLMVIESVRLILRSRKGTYRKKAHQHYWAHGLPFKMRFHKSKLYTSVIPPILVGFFVGLLAAIMGVGGGFIMIPAMIYLLGMPTSVVVGTSLFQIIFVTANVTFLHSINTQTVDVVLAVLLLAGAVIGAQFGARVSSKLRGEQLRALLGVIVLAVCAKLIVDLVFEPGDLFSIGEMIAE encoded by the coding sequence ATGCAGATCTATTTTCCGATCGCCGAGATATCGTTGAACGTCTTCGTCGTGTTGGCGATGGGCGGCGGCGTCGGATTTCTCTCCGGGTTGTTCGGTGTCGGCGGCGGGTTCTTGATGACGCCGCTGCTGATTTTCATCGGCGTACCGCCCGCGGTGGCGGTGGCGACCGAGGCCAATCAGATCGTCGCGGCTTCGGTCTCCGGCGTACTCGCCCATTGGCGGCGCGGCAACGTCGACATCAAGATGGGGCTGATCCTGGTCGTCGGTGGCTTCATCGGTTCGACAGTGGGCTCGTTCCTGTTCAAGTTGCTGCGCGAGATCGGCCAGATCGATCTGGTGATTTCGCTGTCCTTCGTGGTGGTCCTCGGCGTCGTCGGCACCTTGATGGTGATCGAAAGCGTGCGCTTGATCTTGCGTTCGCGCAAAGGGACCTACCGCAAGAAGGCGCACCAGCATTACTGGGCGCACGGCCTGCCGTTCAAGATGCGGTTCCACAAGTCCAAGCTCTACACCAGCGTGATCCCGCCGATCCTGGTCGGTTTCTTCGTCGGCTTGCTGGCCGCGATCATGGGCGTGGGCGGGGGCTTCATCATGATTCCGGCGATGATCTATTTGCTGGGGATGCCGACTTCGGTGGTCGTTGGGACCTCGCTGTTCCAGATCATCTTCGTCACCGCGAACGTGACGTTCCTCCATTCGATCAACACTCAGACGGTCGATGTCGTCCTGGCGGTGCTGTTGCTGGCAGGCGCGGTGATCGGTGCCCAGTTCGGCGCGCGGGTCAGCAGCAAGCTTCGCGGCGAGCAATTGCGGGCATTGCTTGGCGTGATCG
- a CDS encoding molybdopterin oxidoreductase family protein, whose amino-acid sequence MRPTPLDTSPPVSDEIKDTTCYMCACRCGIRVHLRDGQLRYIEGNPDHPVNGGVLCAKGAAGIMKQHSPAKLRKPLKRVGERGAGDFVEIEWDEALDIAAGWLGQIRETDPRKLAFFTGRDQSQALTGWWATQFGTPNYAAHGGFCSVNMAAAGLYTMGGSFWEFGEPDWDRTRYFMMFGVAEDHASNPIKIGLGKVKANGAKFVSVNPVRTGYSAIADEWVGVRPGTDGLLVFSLIRELLRADQVDFAYLARYTNAGWLVIQDQGGPEDGLFVRDDAGAPQCWDIAKDALGDALDRDAKPALIGPRTLKDGRIAVPAFELLARRFLDPAYAPEAVAERTGVAPDTIRRLAAEMAHAAFAEEIRLDIPWTDFAGRHHDQMIGRPVSFHAMRGISAHSNGFHTCRALHVLQALLGSIDCPGGWRYRPPYPKAAPPALKPTGPVKAPGEPLAGPPLGFPRGPEDLLLDPAGGPQRIDKAFSWEAPLAAHGMMHMVIRNAWAGDPYPIDTLFMFMANMSWNSSMNTTETMKMLTDKDPATGDYKIPHIIYSDAFDSEMVAYSDLVLPDTTYLERWDCISLLDRPISEPGGPADSIRQPILKPDRDVRPFQDVLIDLGARLGLPGLVDDTGAPRYPGGLSDYMLNHERKPGVGMLAGWRGADGNEHGTGAPNPDQLDRYIANGCFWKGEIPEDASYFRNVNRAYRAYGEKMGFLDTPDPVIVQLYSEVLQKFRLAAQGHGAVVPPPAARNRIATYFDPLPMWYMPFEEAAVDRETFPLHALTQRPMAMYHSWDSQNAWQRQILGSNRLYLARALGAKLGVADDDWVWVTSHQGRIRAQVRLMDGVNPDTVWTWNAIGKRKGAWGLDPDAHEATRGFLLNHLIGDTLPNAAHSNADPVTGQAAWFDLRVRVEKAAPGEAGESWPQFDVLPGTKRPSTPAVLKYGASFRSGA is encoded by the coding sequence GTGCGCCCGACCCCCCTGGACACCTCCCCGCCGGTCTCCGACGAGATCAAAGACACCACCTGCTACATGTGCGCCTGCCGGTGCGGCATCCGGGTCCACCTGCGCGACGGCCAGTTGCGCTACATCGAGGGCAACCCCGACCACCCGGTCAACGGCGGGGTGCTGTGCGCTAAGGGCGCCGCGGGGATCATGAAACAGCACTCGCCAGCCAAGCTGCGCAAGCCGCTCAAGCGAGTCGGAGAACGCGGCGCCGGCGATTTCGTGGAGATCGAATGGGACGAGGCGCTGGACATCGCCGCCGGCTGGCTCGGCCAGATCCGCGAGACCGACCCCAGAAAACTCGCCTTTTTCACAGGGCGCGACCAAAGCCAGGCCCTCACCGGCTGGTGGGCGACCCAGTTCGGCACCCCCAACTACGCCGCCCACGGCGGGTTTTGTTCGGTCAACATGGCCGCCGCCGGGCTCTACACGATGGGCGGCTCGTTCTGGGAATTCGGCGAACCGGACTGGGACCGGACCCGCTATTTCATGATGTTCGGCGTGGCCGAAGACCATGCCTCCAACCCGATCAAGATCGGCCTCGGCAAGGTCAAGGCCAACGGCGCCAAATTCGTTTCGGTTAACCCAGTCCGCACCGGCTACTCGGCGATCGCCGACGAGTGGGTCGGCGTGCGCCCCGGCACCGACGGCCTGCTGGTGTTCTCCCTGATCCGGGAATTGCTGCGCGCCGACCAGGTCGATTTCGCCTACCTCGCGCGCTACACCAATGCCGGCTGGCTGGTGATCCAGGATCAGGGCGGTCCCGAGGACGGCCTGTTCGTCCGCGACGACGCCGGCGCGCCGCAGTGTTGGGATATCGCCAAGGACGCTCTGGGCGATGCGCTGGACCGCGATGCAAAGCCAGCGCTCATCGGCCCCCGCACCCTCAAGGACGGCCGCATAGCGGTACCCGCATTCGAATTGCTCGCCCGCCGCTTCCTCGATCCGGCCTACGCGCCCGAGGCCGTGGCCGAACGCACCGGCGTGGCACCCGACACGATCCGCCGCTTGGCCGCCGAAATGGCCCACGCCGCCTTTGCCGAAGAAATCCGCCTCGATATCCCGTGGACCGACTTTGCCGGCCGGCACCACGACCAGATGATCGGCCGCCCGGTCAGCTTTCACGCGATGCGCGGCATTTCCGCACACAGCAACGGCTTCCACACCTGCCGCGCGCTGCACGTCCTGCAAGCGCTGCTGGGCAGTATCGATTGCCCCGGCGGCTGGCGTTACCGCCCGCCCTACCCCAAGGCGGCCCCCCCGGCGCTAAAGCCGACCGGACCGGTGAAGGCTCCGGGCGAGCCGCTGGCCGGCCCGCCGCTCGGTTTCCCGCGCGGTCCCGAGGACCTCCTCCTCGATCCCGCCGGCGGACCGCAGCGAATCGACAAGGCGTTTTCGTGGGAAGCACCGCTCGCCGCCCACGGCATGATGCACATGGTTATCCGCAACGCCTGGGCGGGCGACCCCTATCCGATCGACACCCTGTTCATGTTCATGGCCAACATGAGCTGGAACTCGTCGATGAACACCACCGAAACCATGAAGATGCTGACGGACAAGGACCCCGCCACGGGGGACTACAAGATTCCGCACATCATCTACTCCGATGCCTTCGATTCGGAGATGGTCGCCTACAGCGATCTGGTGCTGCCCGACACCACCTACCTCGAACGCTGGGACTGCATTTCGCTGCTCGACCGCCCCATTTCCGAACCCGGCGGCCCCGCCGATTCGATCCGCCAACCGATCCTTAAACCCGACCGCGACGTTCGCCCGTTCCAGGACGTCTTAATCGACCTCGGTGCCCGCCTCGGACTGCCCGGGCTGGTCGACGACACCGGCGCGCCGCGTTATCCGGGCGGATTAAGCGATTACATGCTGAACCACGAACGCAAACCCGGCGTCGGCATGCTCGCAGGCTGGCGCGGCGCGGACGGCAACGAACACGGCACCGGCGCGCCCAACCCGGACCAACTCGACCGCTACATCGCGAACGGTTGTTTCTGGAAGGGTGAAATCCCCGAAGACGCTTCCTATTTCCGCAACGTGAACCGCGCCTACCGCGCCTACGGCGAGAAGATGGGTTTCCTCGATACGCCCGACCCGGTGATCGTGCAGCTCTATTCCGAGGTACTGCAAAAGTTCCGCCTCGCCGCCCAGGGCCACGGCGCCGTGGTGCCGCCACCGGCGGCGCGCAACCGCATCGCCACCTACTTCGATCCGTTGCCGATGTGGTACATGCCCTTCGAGGAAGCCGCCGTGGACCGCGAGACGTTTCCGTTGCACGCGCTGACCCAACGCCCGATGGCGATGTATCATTCGTGGGATTCGCAAAACGCCTGGCAGCGCCAAATCCTCGGCAGCAACCGCCTCTATCTCGCCCGCGCCCTCGGCGCCAAACTCGGCGTTGCCGACGACGACTGGGTCTGGGTCACCAGCCACCAGGGCCGCATCCGCGCCCAGGTACGCCTGATGGACGGGGTCAACCCCGATACGGTGTGGACCTGGAACGCGATCGGCAAACGCAAGGGCGCCTGGGGTCTCGACCCTGACGCCCACGAAGCGACCCGCGGTTTCCTGCTCAACCATTTGATCGGCGACACCCTGCCGAACGCCGCCCATTCGAACGCCGATCCGGTGACCGGCCAGGCGGCGTGGTTCGACCTACGGGTGCGCGTCGAGAAGGCGGCCCCCGGCGAGGCCGGCGAATCCTGGCCACAGTTCGACGTGCTGCCCGGCACCAAACGACCCAGTACCCCCGCCGTACTGAAATACGGCGCGTCCTTCCGGAGCGGCGCATGA
- a CDS encoding 4Fe-4S dicluster domain-containing protein has protein sequence MTDLPRTAPARKLGLVIDLDTCVGCHACAVSCKEWNTGGIAAPLTDTDPYGADPDGVWFNRIHSFETDSGASGRTVHFPRSCLHCDNALCVTVCPTGASYKREEDGIVLVDEDRCIGCKLCSWACPYGAREYDVSEGVMKKCTLCVDRIYNENIPQARRVPACVSACPVSARHYGDLADPTSDVSRLVAERGGRDLMPDLGYAPVNKYLPPRAAPAPVPALQPTADSVESKFLQWVDRLLS, from the coding sequence ATGACCGACCTGCCCCGCACCGCCCCGGCCCGCAAACTCGGGCTCGTCATCGATCTCGACACCTGCGTCGGGTGCCATGCCTGCGCCGTCAGTTGTAAAGAGTGGAATACTGGCGGCATTGCCGCGCCTCTCACTGACACCGATCCCTACGGCGCCGACCCCGACGGCGTGTGGTTCAACCGCATCCATAGTTTCGAGACCGACTCCGGCGCCAGCGGTCGCACCGTACACTTCCCGCGCTCGTGCCTGCACTGCGACAACGCCCTTTGCGTCACCGTGTGCCCGACCGGCGCGTCCTACAAGCGCGAAGAGGACGGCATCGTCCTGGTCGACGAAGACCGCTGCATCGGCTGCAAGCTGTGTTCCTGGGCCTGCCCCTACGGCGCGCGCGAATACGACGTCAGCGAAGGCGTGATGAAAAAATGCACGCTCTGCGTCGACCGCATCTACAACGAAAACATCCCACAAGCGCGCCGGGTACCAGCCTGCGTGTCGGCCTGCCCCGTCAGCGCGCGCCACTATGGCGACCTCGCCGACCCGACGTCCGACGTCAGCCGCCTGGTCGCCGAGCGTGGCGGCCGCGACCTGATGCCCGACCTGGGCTACGCCCCGGTCAACAAATACCTTCCCCCGCGCGCCGCCCCGGCGCCGGTTCCGGCGCTGCAACCGACCGCCGATTCGGTGGAGAGCAAGTTTCTCCAGTGGGTCGACCGCCTCCTTTCCTGA